AACAAGAACACCCGAAAGCCGCGCTTGGCATTGTCCAAAAAATCGCATCCGTGCTCTCGGAGCGCCTCACCGAAGACACCACGCGCATTGCCATCATCTCGGCCATCAGTGATTTAATTACCGACCCCAAGCATCTCAATAACATCAAGCTGCTGGCGAGCGAAATACTTGCCATAACCATACGCGCCATTCCCAGCCACACCGCATTCCTCGGGCTGTACAAGCGCGAGGACCGGGAGCTTGTGGACATCGTTGCCGGCATCAACGTCACCCCAAAGCATTTGCCCATGACCCTGCCCATTGACAGCGACGCGTACCTGCACAAACTGCACACCGAGGACGGGGAACTGGCGGTCCCCTCGGGCCGATACGAAAAACAGAAAAAAGTCTTTTACGCAAAAAAGAACCTGCTCGGCCGCTCCATCAGCATTGAGGGCGAAAACATCGGCCTGCTCGTGCTCGCGGATAAGGCCCGCGGCGAATTTTCCAACCAGAACCGCTTGATGCTCGCCATCATTGCGGGCCAGATCGCGTTTGCGCTGGAAGAAGCGCGCACCCGGCAGGAGAAGCGGGCGCAGGAAGAGCTCAAGCGCGAGTACGTGGGCATGTAGCGGTTGATTTTTCTATTATGGTATGATACGGTATGATGTACTTTTGATGCGCGTACCCCTCTCCCCCGGCACGCACCCTTAGCTCAGCGGATTAGAGCGACTGGCTTCGGACCAGTAGGTCGGGGGTTCGAATCCCTCAGGGTGCACCACGCCCCCATAACTTAGTTGGTAAAGTAGCCGGCTCTTAACCGGAAGTCCTAGGTTCGAGTCCTAGTGGGGGCACCAAAAAACACCCGCCTTACCGGCGGGTGTTTTTTGATTTCAAATTATTGGGCCGCGGGCGGGTTCTGCGGCTGTGAGGATGGCGCAGCAACAAGCGGCGAGCTCGCGCGGGGCGCCCCTTTGAGCGCGTCTTTCAGCGTCTTGCCTGCCTTGAACTTAGGGACAATGACCGTAGGAATTTTAATGCGCTCGCTCGGCTTCTGCGGGTTCACGCCCATGCGGCTCCCGCGCGTGCGCGAAATAAACGAACCAAAGCCCGTAAGCACGGCTTCCTTGCCCGCGCGCATGGCGTCTATGACCACATGCACAAAAGCATCCATCACGTCTTCGGCCTCTTTCCGCGAAACATTGGCGCGGGACGCGATTTTCTCCAGCAGCTGATCTTTGTTGATTTTGTTTGGGTTAGCCATAATTCTAACTCCATTGTATACCAACCGGCCGCGCCTGGCAACACGGGCGGCCTAGACCTCAACCTCCGCGTCCAAACGGACGATGGAGGAGGCTGTGCCGGTCTTTGCGTCCACCTCAAGCACCACGGCATTCACTTGCCCAACGCCGTGCTCGTCTATCTCGTGCTTGGCGGGCATCTGGTCCAGAAACTGCCGCACGCGGCTCTCCCGAGAATCGCCGATTACCGAATCCCGCATGCCGCACATGCCTGCGTCCGTGACGTATGCAGTGCCCTGCAAAAGGAGCCGCGCGTCTGCGGTCGGCACGTGCGAGTGCGTGCCAATGACCGCGGAGACCCTGCCATCCGCGTGCCAGCCGAATGCCTGCTTTTCGCTCGTTGCCTCGGCGTGAAAGTCAACGACCACGACCTTTACCTTGGATCCGATCTCGCCAAGAATCCTGTCCAGCGCCTCAAACGGAGAATTGCTCTGCGTGCGCACGAACACCTGCCCGATGAGGTTTATGATTGCGACTTTGGTGGTTCCAACCTCAATGGTGCGCCACCCCTGGCCCGGGGTGCGGCCGAGCCAATTGGCGGGACGGATGACGGGGTGTGTTTTGCCGGAGAACAGAATCATTCCATCGTCTTGGTCGGGCCAGTGGTTGCCGCTCGTAAAAAAATCAACCCCGGCCTTTTGCATCTCCTCAAATCCGGACATGCTAAAGCCTTTGCCGTGCGCCATGTTCTCGCCGTTTGCTATCACCAAATCAAAATCATGCGCTACTTTCCACGCGGGCAATACTCGGGCCACGGCCCTGCGGCCGGGCTTGCCGTCTATGTCGCCTAAAAACAGTATTTTCATGCGCATGGAGTATACCAGATGAGCCGCAATTATGCTAGACTCACCCTATGAAACACGCGCCCGCGCTCGCACTCGCCGCATTCCTGCTGGCGCTCTAGAGGACAGCGGAGAGTTTGTGGCGGCGAGCCACACGCTCTCCATCCCGCACCCGTCCGGGTATCCGACCTATCTTCTGACCGCAAAACTCGCCTCACTGGTTCCGTTTTTGCCTACGGTTGTTGAACGCGTCAATTTCGTGTCCGCCATCTGGACCATCGCGGCCGCGGTGCTCTTGTACTATGCCCTGGCAGGGCTGTTTGCGAGCCGCCTCATCGCCTCTTCGCTTGCGCTCCTCTTCGCCACAAGCCCAATGGTCTGGCAACAGGCAACCTATGCGGAAGTGTATTCATTGAACACGTTTTTTTTCGTCTTGTTGCTCTGGTCAGGGCTCTGCTACGTTAAACGTAAGACCAACAAACGGCTGTGCCTGTTTTTCTTTGTGTACGGATTAAGCCTCACCAACCACTTTTTGCCGCTTGTTCTCTCGCCGCTCATTATCATCTGGCTCCTCAAGGAGCGTCCTTTGACCAAAAGCATAGTACTCTACCTCAAAGCATTCAGCGCATGGCTTCTCGGGCTTGTCCCTTATCTCTACATTCCCATCCGGAACCAGATGGACCCCGCATTCTCCTGGTTCGGCGGCAACGCGGAAAAAATCCTCACTTACAATATCGCCTACGGCTGGCGCCTGAACGAACACACGCTCTCGTACCTCGCTGACGTTGCGCACCAGATGAACATAAGTTTCGGGATGCTCGGCATTGCCGCATTTGTTGCCGGGATCGGAGTGATGGTGCGCTACCGGCATCCGGCGCGCTTCTGGCTCCTCGCGGTACTCGCCCTGCTCTCCATTGGATTGGTGATTGTTTTGACAAACGGCAGGCCCTACGCCGAGTTTGAGAGCCAGTTCTACCAGACGCTCTATGTCCCCTTTCTCCTTATGTCGCTCCTGCCTATTGGATGGCTCCTGCAACAATTAGCACAGAGCACGTATAGGCTCATCATCTTCTACACTACTCTGCTTGCGATTATGGCGTGGCCCGCAATTGACCTCGGCAATCGGTTCCTAAAAAATGACCGTTCGGACTACGTGCTCATGGAAAATTACACGCGGGGACTGCTTGAATCACTCCCCGCAGACGGGACGCTGTACAGCCACCATGACCACATTCTAAATGACACGCTGGTGTTTGGCCTGGCGTACCAGCAGTATGTGGCCGGAGTGCGGGATGATGTTGCCATTTATTCTCTGACGCCGGTATTCCCTCCGCCGGACGATTTTCCGCTTGGTGAAAATCGGAAACAAAACTATGAGCCAATACTCAAGCAGTACCTTGATGAGCGCTACGCCCCAGAAGACGTCAGCGCCACGTTTCCGCAACCACGGGACGGCATCCCTGCCACGGCCCCGGAAAACTATGCCGCAGACAACTTGTACTTGCCGAGCGTGAATGACAGCCTCTACCACCGCTCCCTTGTGGCCAAGTACTACTATGACCTCGCCGCGTATACGTACTCCCGAAACAACCTCCCGAGCGGCCAGCGCTTCTTGGTGCAGGCCATTGAATATGATCCGGACCAGTTCAGCGATTACTACTACCAAACCTTAGCCATGCGCAGCTACTATTTTGACAATTGACGGGATGGTAAGATGATACTAAAATGGTTTTGTCTTTGCGGTTTCTCGCTTGGGCCCGAGCGTAGCGAGGGTTAAGCGAGAAACCGAGAGGAGTAGGCGGATGAAGGGTGGAGCGGGCGAGCGCAAGCTCGCACGCGCAACCCGCAATCCGACTACGACGAGACGAGCGGGTATCGTATAGTGGCAATACCACAGCTTTCCAAGCTGTTGCCGGGGGTTCGATTCCCCCTACCCGCTCCAGGATTCCATTGATTTCATCACTGATCTGTGATACATTTACCGCGTTATGCAAACTGCAGTGCAAACATCCCCAACAGTGGCGGTGCCAAAAAAAATCCGTGAAAAAGGATTTGTAGTGTTGGGTTTGGACGAGTACGAGGCGCTGAAGAGCGCGGCAATCCCCACCTACCATCTTACCGGAGCCGCTGCGGAAGAATTGGACCGCGAGGTGGAACAGGCCCTCAAGGAAGACCGGGAAGGCAAGACAATAGAGGCTTCTTCAATACGTGAAGCAATGTCAGTCTATGATGCACAAGGAGGTATCAAGGATTAAATACAGTCCGCAATTTTTACGATCAGCCAAAAAACTCCCCCGCCATATTCAGACAAAGCTGGAGGCGCGGGAGTTGATTTTTAAGAATAACGCTTTTGACACCCGTCTTGAAACGCATAAATTGCACGGCAAAAACCGCGAGGCCTGGGCATACTCCATAGATCATAGTTATCGGGTTAAATTTTTATTCAACGACAACGGAAGTGTGTTGTACATCAAGGCCGGCACGCACGATGAGGTGTATTAATTAAACGCACCCGCTCCACAATAAAACTTTTTTTAAATTTGCCGACCATTTCGGTGACGGCGCGCCAAAATGAAAACATCTTTTAATGAAAAACAGTTAGAAATTTTGACAGAGCTTGGACTTAGTAAAATCCAGGCGATTTTGTATTTAACCTCGCTAAAACACGGAATATTATCTGTTTTGGAATTATCTAAAATCACCAAGATAAATAGACAACAAATTTACTCAGAAGCAGAAAAATTAGTTGATCTTGGAATTTACGAGCTGACGCGGAAGCAAGGAAGAAAATATATCCCCGCAAATCCAGCGAAATTAGTAAAAGTTGGAAAGAAAAAAATTGATGAGACCGAAAAAATTTTAACAAAGTTGTCGGTAATCTTGCCTGAATTTGAGGCTTTTTCAGAACCAAAGAAAAATAAAGTTGTTGTGAAATATTTTCAGGGTTTGCCAAAAATTAAAGAAACGTATGAAGAAGAATTGGCGGCTTCTAAAAATACAGAAGTTTTATCTCTTGCCGGTTCAATTGACAATATTTTTGAATTTTTCACTGAATCATACTGGGATAAGTGGAATAAAAAATTTATAAAACATGACTCAAGAAGTCGGATGCTAGTCCACAATTCTGATATTGCTCGCAAGACCGCCGAGGATGACAAACGATACAAACGAGAAACTCGGTGGCTTCAGGATTTTCCTCTTAAAGTAAATATTGATGTTTTCAATAATACTGTTCTTATTGTCTCTTTTCACGACGAAATTGCTATTTGGATTGAAAGCCATATGTTGGCACAATCCTATCGCATAATGTTTAATACTCTTTGGGAAGTCGCAAAACCCTTCAAATAATAAAAATGTTGTAAAGAAACTTACAACTTTTATACCTTAAATTTCCTTGTATTTACTGACTTATTTGGCGCCTTCATGGCGTTTTTTCTTTTTTTATTACGCGAATTGGCTAATCGTGAAAAAATCATAGTGAGCAGTACAAACCGCAAACAAAGGAGATTGTTATGCCGCCAAGTGGATTCAGTGAGAAAGCCGTGAAGGGCGCCCTTGTCTTCGTGCAAAGTTGTTACGAAGACCTGCTGGAGGAAGTTCGCTCCGGAAAGCACGCAAGCTACGAGGAGGGTATCGAGTTCGAGATCACACAGATCGAGAAAGCCCTCATAAAGCTCCACATCGACGCCGAGGGGAACCTCGTCGAGCGATAAATTCAACAGACCCGAGCAAGTCTTAAAACTGCTCTTTTTTATTTGTCTAAATTTTCATACGGGTTGGCGAGGTTTTATTGATGGACATGTTTAAGGTATGCTACCATACATGCATAATCACAAACTCCTATGAAACAAAAAATGCTGTCAGCCATATTTATCCTGCTCTTCCCGCTCTTCGGCGTTGCGTACTACTACAAGCTGCTGGGAGAAAGCACGGACATTGATAAGACGTTCCTGACCCTCTCAACATTCCTATTCGCGCTCTTTACCGGATTTTTTATTTCACGCCAAGCCAGCCGGTATGGTGAGATACGCAGGCTGACCGCTGATTTTGACGGCAACATGTCCGGCATCTACCGCTTGTTCCAGCATCTGGGAAAAGACGCGCAACACGCGTCCGGAGGCATCATCAAAGAGTACTACAAAAAAATAACCAAAAACGGCTGGGACTACTCATTCACCCATAAAACAACCACCATCACCGACCTGCATGCTCTGCTTGAAAAAACCACCGACAAAAACACGGGCGGCAGCATGGCAAGCATGGCCGCATCCCGGATTATAGTAGGCCTGCAGGAACAGCAAAAAACGAGAAAAAATCTGGTTACCCTGCGCGAAGAAAGGATTCCGGGATTCCAATGGATGCTCATCTGCATCCTTACCGCAATTCTCGTGCTCACGGTTTCCGCGATCCCGTCAGCGGCGATTGTGCTCGGCTCCGCCGTAAAGGCCGCGTTCATCGTATCCATCCTGGTGGTGGTGGCCCTGCTGAAACAACTAGACAATCTTACGCTGTTTACGGGCGCTATCGGCGAACACTCGGCGCGGGATGTGGTTGAAATTATTGAGGGGAAAAAATAATCGCAGTCTTATGCTCGCCTACGCAATCATCGCAACACTCGCCGTAAGCCTCATCTCGCTCACCGGCATCCTGCTCCTCGCAAAGGAGGCGCACGCAAAAACATGGATCAAGAGGCTCATCGGGCTTGCCATCGGAACCCTGCTCGGAGCCGTGTTTTTTGACCTCCTGCCCGAAGCCATGGAATCGTTTGATGAGCCGCACACCGCATCTCTGATTATTCTTGCGGCAATCGTGGGGTTCTTTGCCATAGAAAAAGCAATCCACTACCACCACTGCATGTGCGATGACGAGGAAAAAGGGCACCGCAAGACCCACCTCATCATAAACAACCTCATCGGCGACGGACTGCACAATTTTGTTGACGGCACTATTATCGCGAGCGCGTTCCTGGTGGATGTACGGCTCGGCATCAGCGCCACGATCGCGGTTGCCTTGCATGAAATTCCGCAGGAAGTTGCCGACTTCTCCATTCTGGTGTATGCCGGAATGTCGCGGCTCAAAGCAGTGCTCTACAATCTGCTCTTCGGCCTGACGAGCGTGCTCGGCGCAATCCTGGTGTTCGTCTTTTCCGACTCCGTTGAGAGCCTGGTGCCCATACTCCTTGCGGTTGCAACCGGAAACTTCCTGTACCTTGCCATGGCAGATCTGGTTCCTGAACTGCACCACGAGCAGAACCCCCGTAAAGTCTGGATGCAGCTGGTGTGGGTTGGTTTGGGAATTCTGATCTTGTATGCCATCGGCCAAGTGGCGGGGAACGAGTAAAAAGGTGTATACTGAATGCATGCGCAAAAATATAGCACTGCTCACCTTGTCCATACTCGCGGCAGCCACGCTCGCGGCTGATGCTGCGGCCGCGCAGGAAACCGTACCCGGATACGAAGACAAAATCTTCAAAGCCCGGGTGATTGAAATTCTTGACGAACAGACAATCACCGATGAGTACACGGGCACGAACGCAATGCAGCAGAACCTCCGCGTGAGAGGCCTTGAGGGCGAGTGGAAAGATGCGGAGTACGAGACTGAAGGCATCTCGGACGTGATTATCTCCGAGAGCAAGACGCACGACGTTGGAGAAACCGTGTACGTCAACCAGAGCATACGGCCGAACCAGGAAGATCGGTTCTTTGTGATGGACCACGTGCGCACCAAGTCCTTGTGGTGGATGGCCGCGCTCTTTGCGGGAGCAGTGCTGGTTGTCGCGCGATGGAAGGGCCTGCGCGCGCTCGTGGTGCTCGCAGCCACGTTCGCCATTATCATCAAACTTATTATTCCCCAGATTATTGCGGGCCAAAGCCCGCTTGCGGTAAGCATCTTCGGATCAATCAGCATCCTCTTTCTCGCCATCTTCGTCACCGAGGGCATCAGCAAAAAAAGCTGGGTCGCGTTCGGAGCTATTTTGATCGCGCTGCTCGCGGTCATCGGCCTCTCGGAGTGGTTTACCGCTCTTGCCAAACTCTCCGGCGTTGCGACCGAAGAGGCAATGTACCTCATGAGCGTCGGGGAGTACGCGTTCAACCTGCGCGGGCTTTTGCTTGCGGGCATGGTCATTGGAGCCCTGGGTGTTCTGGATGACACGGTGGTGAGCCAGGTCTCGCTCGTCAAGGAACTCGTCAAAGCAAAGCCGGACATGCGGCGCGCGGCTGTGTTTAAGACAGCCATGCGGGTGGGCACGGACCATATCAACGCCATCATCAATACCCTGTTCCTCGCGTACGCGGGCGTCTCGCTCCCGCTCCTGGTGCTCTTCGTGATTTACGACCAATGCGCACGCTCGCCGGCTCAATCGCGCTCGTGCTCTCCGTGCCCATTGCCACAGTACTCGCGGTTGCCGCGTTCTGCCGCGGCCGAGCATCTTAAAAGTAGTGTAGAGCGAACCCATGAACACGCGATCCATCGGAATCAAGTACTACCTGCTCAAGGAGATCAACCCCCTCATCCGGCTCATCATTGTGTCGGACATTTTGATCGTTGGCGGCACGGCCATGCTCGCCCCGATTTTCGCGCTCTTCATTGAGGGGTACATCCGCGGGGGCAACGAGCAGGTGGCTGGCGTTGCAGTGGCCCTCTTCCTCATCACCAAGAGCCTGTTCCAGATCCCGGTTGCAACCATGATTGACCGCATCCGGGGGGAAAAAGACGATTTTGTGATCCTGGTGCTGTTCTCTCTGTTAATGTCCTTGACCCCGCTTCTGTACCTCGCGATCAGCGAACCCTGGCACCTCTACGTGGTGCAGGTGGTGCTCGGATTCTTTACGGCCATGACCTTCCCCTCGTTCATGGCAATCTTTACGCGGCACATTGACCGCGCCGTACACCATTGGATTCCACGCGCTCATCGTGGCTGTGGTGTCCATCTCAACGGTGGGCTCGCTCATGCTCGTCTCCATAAAGCCCTACCTGCAAAAGCGCTAAGCGCATCCGCGCAATTCACTACATCACGCCATGTGTGGTATACTATATGGTACCATGGCAATTTTTGACGCGGTGCTAACGTTTGTCCTTGATGTGTACCGAGAGCTCCAGCTCGCGGGCGACCCTTTTTACGCTGCTCTGATTCTTGTAGTGAACGGGCTCTGGATTCCGATTGTGTTCATCATGTTCGCGAACGCGAAAATCGCGTGGCAGGAATGGCGAATGGGCGTATACCACGATGCCAGGCGGCGCTTCATCCTGCTCGCCATTGACGTGCCCCGCCTGAACGAGCAATCCCCCAAAGCCGTGGAAAACATATTCACGCAGCTGCACGGCGCGCTCCCGGGCCACAACACCAAGTACCAAGAGTGGTGGCTCGGAAAAACTCCGGATTACTTCAGCGTTGAGCTGGTGTCCATTGAGGGCTATGTCCAGTTTTTGGTGTACACGCAGGAAGAGTACCGCGACATGGTGGAGAGCGCGTTCTACTCCCAGTACCCGGACGCCGAAATCACGCAGGTGGAAGACTACGTGTACGGCCAAAACGGGGAGTTCCGAAACATTGTCTTCCCGAGCAAGGAGTACGATCTGCTCGGCTGTGAATTCGTGTCTACCCGGCCAAGTGTGTACCCTATCCGCTTGCACATAGACTTTGAACATTCACTCTCCCAGGAATTCAAAGACCCCATGGCCGCACTGCTTGAGAGCATGAACAAGATCGGCCCCGGGGAGCAATTCTGGTTCCAGTGGGTCATTACCCCGGAGTACGACGAAAACTGGCAGGTCGCATCAAACCGGGAGGCTATGAAAATCGCCGGAAAAAAAATAGAGGCTTCGGAAAATGTGGTTGATAAAGCAGTGGGCGCCCTCGTCAGCCTCATTGACGCAATCGGCACTGCGGCGTTCCCGTTCTACAACCAGAGCGAGGAATCGCGAGAGCTGGATCGGGAACTGCCGAGCTTAATGCTCCACCTGACCCCGGCCGAGCAGCGCCGGATTGAAGCAATCCAGATGAAAGCGGACAAGCACGGCTTCTGGACAAAATTCAGGTACATCTACATCGCAAAAAAGGGCATTGCCTCCAAGGCGCGGGGTTTGGCGCCTATTACCGGCGCCATGAAGCAATTCAGCGCGCTCAATCTGAACACGCTCAAGCCGCACAGGTATACCAAAACATGGGGGTTATATTATATGATGGTGGAAAAGCGCGTGGCGCGCCGACAGAACAACCTCATCCGCGCGTACCAGGAGCGGGCCCGCAGCGCCGGCTCAAACGGCATTGTGCTGAACACCGAGGAGCTGGCAACGCTTTACCACTTCCCGACCGAGGTGGTAAAGGCTCCGCTCGTTTCCCGCACCCTGTCCAAGCGCGGGTCAGCTCCTGTCTCCTTGCCCGTGGAAGGGGGGCCCCGGACATTGCGCACGTCCCTGGACGCACAGCCCGCGCAAGGCGCGCATTCCCGCCCCGCCACAGTCCAGGAGGCGCCAGCATCGCACCACGGGCAAGCCCCGAGCAACCTGCCGTTTGTATAAACAAAAAACATACGCTCCCCCTGCTGGGGAGCGTATGTTGGTATACTCTTCTCTTTTTCTATGACGTATTATTTCGTAATAACATAGCATAAGGTCTACGTGCTTGATGAGAGCAAGACTGCCTCGCATCTTTCTCCAGAGGCAGTCTTGTTTGTTTTCCGTTGGTTTTTGAAAGAACACAATTCTGTCCCGGCGCAGATGCCGCCGGGCATTATAATCATCCTATTTGTTTTGATTTTTGGCCATAATTGGCGCGTAGATGATTGGCGTTTGCTACCTATGCTCATCTCTAGAATATGAGCATACGAAAAGGCACTTCACGGGTTGCGAAGTGCCTGGTAGGAAACATACCTAAAGGAAGTATAGCACACCTTTAGACAAAAGTCAAGAATTTAGGTATGGTGTAGCCATGCTGACTGAACAGCGCATCGCAAAAAACACCCTGTACCTGGCCACAGGAAAGGTGCTCTCAACCGGCCTCGGCGTATTGACCGTGGCATTGCTCTTGCGGTATCTGTCGGTTGATGACTACGGCAGGTACACCACAGTGCTTGCATTTATCCTGCTCTTCGGCACGTTTGTTGATTTTGGGCTGAACCTTACCACCACCCAGGACATCTCACTGCCCGGCACTGATGTTGAGAGGACCATTTCCGCGATATTCACCTTGCGCCTCTTGGTGAACATTGTTTTGGCGCTCTTGCTGCCGGTTATTCTGCTTGCGTTCCCGTATGAACAAACCGTCAAGAACGCGATTTTGATTTCATCGGTGCTGTTTTTTACGTCTTCCTTGTTCCAGGTGCTTGCGAGTTATTTCCAGAAAGAACTGCAGGCAGGTAAAGTCGCGTTCGCGGAACTTGTGGGGCGGGTTGCGCTGCTTATGACAACTATGACAGCGATTTACTTTGGGTTCTCATTTATTGAAATCATGCTCACCATTGTTGCCAGCTCTTTAACCCAATTCTGGGTGTTGGTGCGGTTTACGGCCCGCGCCATCAAACTGGAACTGGTTGTTGACCGAGCTATCTGGGCGCGCATCATATCAAAAACCTGGCCAATCGCTTTGTCTGTGATTTTCACGACCATTTACTTTAAGGGTGATGCTATCATCCTCTCGTTGACCAGGCCGTACCAGGATGTGGGCATCTACGGGGCAGCGTACAAAATCCTGGAAGTGCTGATAACCGTTCCCATCCTGTTCATGGGCTTGGTATTACCCCTGCTCTCGCGGCAGTTCAGCCAGAATGATACAAAAGGATTCAACAGCACCATCCAAAAGGCATGGGACGCGCTGGTGTTAGTGACCGTCCCCCTGGTGGTGGGAACCCTTATCCTTGCTGAACCCATAATGACACTCATCGCGGGCAGCGGATACGAGCCTTCAGCCGGCGTTCTTCGCATCCTTATTGTGGCTGCGGGGTTCATCTTTTTGGGCAGCCTGTTTGCTCACGCCGTGGTTGCCATTGGAAAACAGAAGCAGATGATTAAGTACTACGCGCTCGCGGCCGCTCTGGCTGTGATCTTGTACATCATCTACATTCCGGCCTACACCTACTATGCCGCGGCAGGCGTAACCGTGCTCTCGGAGTTTTTGATTGCCCTGGCAGCAGGAATCATGGTGTGGCGCGCATCCTGGTTCAAGCTTTCTCTAAGAGGATTGTTAGCATCACTCGGTGCGAGTACTGTGATGGGAGCAGTCCTGTACGCGCTCGCGGGCCAGAATGTGCTGGCGGCACTGCTCGCGGGTACTGCCGTGTACGGCCTTGGGGTGTGGGTAATGCGGTCGCAATTCTCATTTGTCGGGTATGAGCATGCGGACCATCGGTAAAACGCGCGACCCGTGGGCGCAGGCCGTACAGGCGAGTATTCCGGGCGCGGCCAAAACAAAAACGGTCCTGCTTGTCGGAAGCGCGGCGCAAATTTTTGCTACGCTGTTTTTCTGGATTGCCGGTTACCGGATTCTCTGGCTGGGGAGCCACAACGCACCTGCCGGCATAAAGGGTATTAAACCCTGTGTTAGCTCCTCGGCTCGGAAATGGAAAAGATTACTTTTCCATTTCACTCGCCCTACGTCGCTAATAACAAAACAGCTCATGCGCATTACAAGCCACGCAGCGCATGCAATCCTCGCCCCGAACCAGGCAATTGAAGCCCAGTATCTGAAAGCCGGGATTTCTGACAAAAAACTCTCACTCATCTATCCCCCGTGCGAAACTGAAACGCTTGATGCGCACAAGGACGGTAACGCATTTACCATTGTTTGCGACGGCGAAACCGGCATAGAGTATGGTTTGGGCATGATTATGCGCGCTGTCCGGGACGCCCAAGACATCCTCGGAAATATACGGCTCGTCATCGGCGGCACCATCACTGACCGCGGCCGCATTGAGTGGCTTGCCAAGGAACTTGGGCTCTCGGACTCGCTCAAGCTCGTGCCCGCGCGGGGGTATGATTGGATTGCGCAGGGTGACGTATTTTTGTTCATGCGGAATGGCAGTGGCCAGATTCCGCTTTCCTTGGCGCACGCCCTGGCATATGGCAAGCCCATCATCACTAATGACGCGCTCAATCACCGCGAATTTGTGGTTCACCGCAAAAACGGCATCCTGCTTAAGGATGCTAATAGCGATATGCTCTCCCAGGCCCTCATCAACTTTGGCCGCAAGCCGGAATGGTTGGCTGAATTGGGGCGCGAATCCGCGCAATTCGCTGCGGAGCGGTTTAGTCCGGATGCCGTGCGGAAAAAAATTGAGGCGCTGATCCCGTAGGACCAGCGCCTGTTCTCCAAACGACAGTGCCGCTTACTCCGCGGCCACACCGAGCCGAGCGAGCGCCCGGTGCCCGATGTCGGGCCGATGATACTCGCCTGCAAACGAAACGCGGGCTACTCCCTCGTACGCGCGCTGGACTGCGGAGGGAATGGAATCAGCCAGAGCCGTGATGCCGAGCACCCGGCCGCCATCCGTTACCCACGTCTCATCGCGTAAAGACGTGCCCGCGTGGAACGCCATGAGGTCGCCCCACGTGCCAAACTCCCCCAAACCGGAGATGGGCTTGCCTTTCTGGTACGCGCCCGGATACCCGCCGGATGCCATGACCACGCACGCGGCC
This window of the Parcubacteria group bacterium genome carries:
- a CDS encoding glycosyltransferase, whose amino-acid sequence is MRITSHAAHAILAPNQAIEAQYLKAGISDKKLSLIYPPCETETLDAHKDGNAFTIVCDGETGIEYGLGMIMRAVRDAQDILGNIRLVIGGTITDRGRIEWLAKELGLSDSLKLVPARGYDWIAQGDVFLFMRNGSGQIPLSLAHALAYGKPIITNDALNHREFVVHRKNGILLKDANSDMLSQALINFGRKPEWLAELGRESAQFAAERFSPDAVRKKIEALIP
- a CDS encoding flippase → MLTEQRIAKNTLYLATGKVLSTGLGVLTVALLLRYLSVDDYGRYTTVLAFILLFGTFVDFGLNLTTTQDISLPGTDVERTISAIFTLRLLVNIVLALLLPVILLAFPYEQTVKNAILISSVLFFTSSLFQVLASYFQKELQAGKVAFAELVGRVALLMTTMTAIYFGFSFIEIMLTIVASSLTQFWVLVRFTARAIKLELVVDRAIWARIISKTWPIALSVIFTTIYFKGDAIILSLTRPYQDVGIYGAAYKILEVLITVPILFMGLVLPLLSRQFSQNDTKGFNSTIQKAWDALVLVTVPLVVGTLILAEPIMTLIAGSGYEPSAGVLRILIVAAGFIFLGSLFAHAVVAIGKQKQMIKYYALAAALAVILYIIYIPAYTYYAAAGVTVLSEFLIALAAGIMVWRASWFKLSLRGLLASLGASTVMGAVLYALAGQNVLAALLAGTAVYGLGVWVMRSQFSFVGYEHADHR